The genomic window GACTGTAAGATAAtaactgggaaggaaggagaacgTTTGGTTCAGGGTGAGGAGAGAAGAGCTGCTCTTGGGAGAAGCCACTCCTGTGTCATGTTCTGTTTAAATTAAATAGACACAAGATTTGGCTCAAGTGTGTCTGTGAAGAGCAGATGGCATGATTAGATGTTTGTGTTTCTGTATGCAAAACATTACTTTCCTGTAGGCAATCATTTGTTCACAAAAACCATCTAATTGGATGACAATTGTAGCATATAAATGATTTGCTCTTTTAAGCCCCTACTAgccctttttctcccctcatttATTGTAAGGCTTTTTGCAGGAGGCTGATGCTAGTGCATCAGATAATGCCCCTGCTGGCTGATAGGTATGAAGCttagaaattaaattgaaaagaGGCAAAAGATCAAAGTTGGGAGCCATGAGATTTGTCCCAAAATACTTATTTCTGGATCTGGTCCACCAACACTGTACTACTCTGTGATGGTGATCTTTACCTCTTTCACGCTTCTCTAACCTTCTAGGGCAGGTTGATTGCCAGGGAAAGTGTGTTGAGGGTTGTTTGGTCAAAATTGATTTCTAATTCACGTATTCTCAGATATTTCAATTCCTGAGTGCTGCTAGTTTTCATTTAATTCAATAAGAAAAATCCTTCACAGGAAGAGGATACCTTGTATACTGCTTAATACCTTGTAACTGCTTAAAGCTACTTAATAGACAGCTATAAAATGTCTACTTCACAGCATTGCAGTTGTAGATGCAAACATGTGAGTGTCTGTTCATGTATGGTGTCGCTTGGCAGCAGGCTAGCTGGCATGAAATGGAAGATGGAATGGCTCCTAAGTCCCACCTGGGCTGCGGCAAACTCAGTCTCACTCACACACCTTTAGCCATCTTCTCCTGTCTATTTGTGGCAAGAGTGCCAGTATCCCTTCGGGGAGAGACCCCACAAAAGCGATTTGTAAAGACGGGAGATGCTGCCCTAACAATATTCATTTCACCCTTTAAGAAACCCTGAAGCTGTTACAGCGACTGCTGAAGTCCCCAGGGTGCAGGAAGATTCCCGTGCTGGTTCAGAGCAAGGATGATGTCATTGTAACAGCCTCCAACTTCAGCTCAGAGAGGTAACGGGAGTAGAGGAGAGTCGTTTCTCTTTCGATCCTATTTGGAGACTGGGTGAGAAGATTCAGAAAGAGAGTCCCATTGTCTAGATGTGTGAAGGTTGCATCTGCCATGTGGTGTGTTGATTCCATAAGAATGTGTTGATTCGGAGATTGACCTGCTTGTGTTCCCCTCTCTGAGACAGAAATGAGAGGCTGCTTCTGGGCAGTCTGCAGAAGATGGCAGGGTATTCGGCTTCCTTCAGTCCTGGAACCTTACTTACACCTACCTATTCCTGAATGTCATTAGAAGGCAGAGGCAATGTTGCAGGTTTTCACACATGGGGTGTTGTGCATCTGACTGCTTGCCAGGCTCTCCCTTCCTAGCACTGTGTATTGAATTCAGTCCCAAGATTTTGGCTGTCGCCCCACACATGGAATTCCAGGCAGGGAGGTGAACTAACTCCTTTTTTATCAATTTTCCGTTACAGGATGTGCCCAATTTTCCAGATTTCAAATGTCACTGGGGAGAACCTAGATTTGCTGAAGATGTTTCTTAATCTCTTGTCTCCACGGACCAGTTACAGGGAAGAAGAGCCGGCAGAATTCCAAATAGATGACACTTACTCTGTGCCGGTAAGGGGCCTGGTATTTGGAAGAATTGTCTCCTCCTTCTTTCAGGTTGAAGAGGCATCTTCCCTAGAGAGGGGAGTTCTAGAGCTCTTCTGCTAGCACGGTCAAGTAACCCcaattactattttttcttttttggcatagGGTGTAGGAACAGTTGTGTCTGGGACGACACTGAGAGGTCTAATCAAGCTAAATGACACCCTGCTGCTAGGGCCAGATCCCCTTGGCAACTTCCTACCTATTGCTGTCAAGTCCATCCACCGCAAGAGAATGCCCGTCAAAGAAGTGCGGGGAGGCCAGACTGCctcctttgctttgaaaaaggTGAGATGATCTGCTCTGGACTCCCAGAACAGGAACCACCCTCCTAATTTTAATGTGGGAGTTCAGCTGCAATCAGACTGCTGCTGCAAACCTCAGCTGCCTCACTTCACAGTGCATTAAAATGCCATAGAACCTCTGTGGGTCCTACGTCGCGGTTGCTCCACCTGACAGCTGCCAGGTAATAGCAGTGGGACCCAAGGTAATGAGGAATAGTGTTGGAGATGCGTAACAAAGCAGAGGCATTGCAAGAAGTCTTCTCTTGTGCCACAACTGCATGGGTGGCCTAGGCAGGGTATTTACACTATTTCTCTCAACTTGTAGGTCTAGCTGCATGATTTGTGGtttaaaaattagcaaaatttGATGCGATTCCTCTGGCGAAAGGTCAATAGAAGCTGCACTGATTTTAAGGGGATATAGTTTAAGCTATATGAAACTTCACGTGTTCAGTCTTACCGTTTTGTGTTAACAGACATCATGCTTTTCAAGAGATCATCTGCTTGGGTAATGTGCAACTAGGAtgtatgttttgcttttaaaggatGAGTTAAAACTTATGTGTCGGTGTCCAGCATTCCCAGCACTGTAACTAAGGCGTCCTTAGAAACTTCAGCTGTACTTGATTTTTGCAACCTTTGCATAACAGCATTACATACTGCTAAACAGGTCTGGCTTCGCCTTTTGGTGAGCACGAGTTTACATCTATGAAATCCCTTAGGATCCTTCTGGACACAGTTAGCCAGGGAAGCAAATTTCTTCCCTGGAGGATCATGCTAAGGTTTTTTGTGTCTCTGCTTTTCAGATCAAGCGTTCTTCCATCCGGAAGGGCATGGTAATGGTGTCACCCCGCCTGAATCCACAAGCATCGTGGGAGTTTGAAGCAGAGATTCTGGTGCTCCATCATCCCACCACCATCAGCCCACGATATCAGGCCATGGGTATGTGTCTCAGTGTTGTCTCATCTTTGTTCCCAGTGGTACCAGTTTATATCAGCTCTTGCCTGAGATCATTTTTCTCCTGATGGCTCTGTCAGCCTGAATATAAGCCATAGTTCCTGGTTTGACCTTTCCCAGCAATGCAttagagagagaggagggagctgACAGAGGAGAGTGGCAAAAGCTGTAGGTAAAAAGGAGATGTGTGACTCCAAGTGTACTTGGAGCCTGTCTGAGCCAGATCTCCAGGGTGCAGAGATTCTTCAGCTTCAAATGCTGACTGAGAGCCTCATTTGAGGTTCTGCCCTCTAGCCAAGCTGCTTGGCCTGTAGGATTCTGTTGAGGATGCTTCAAGAAAGTCTCCATTCGAAGGCAACTGTTCTAGGttgtatgtgttttctttttgaggaCTGAACAATGGCAGCCGTGTGACCTGTATAGTCTTTGGTACACAGTAGATTTTTACATTCCAGACTTGGCGCTGTTAGCTGTAGGGTAGCAAGAGCAGCCTTAGATGTCTATCTGAAGCTTATTCCACTAATGGCACTGGCTGTTGAAAGCCTTTGTGCATTACATTCACAGTGCATTGTGGCAGCATCCGTCAGACGGCCACAATTCTCAGCATGGACAAGGACTGCCTGCGGACGGGGGACAAAGCCACAGTGCACTTTCGCTTCATCAAAACCCCGGAATATTTGCATATAGACCAGCGTCTGGTCTTCCGTGAAGGACGCACCAAAGCTGTGGGTACCATCACTAAGGTAAAGGCTGAAGAGTCCGACTTTTTTTGCCCATTAGCTACTTTTGGTGCTGAGAAGCCAGCAGGAGAATCCGGATAGCTCTGGAAAATTGAGGAAAAAGGCCATCTTTCAATCACAAACGTCAGCTCTGGCATGGGTTGCAGATGACccaatttgttttgttgtgtggtgGGTCTTTAGCTGGTGTGAATGAGGGAGTGTGAAGGTGGGGGTTGAGCCAGATGCCTGTGGTTCTTACAGTTTGGTCTCTTTCTGACAGCTTCTAGTTGGTCTCTTCGAGTCATATTGAGGAGGTTTAAGTGCCACCTCAGCTGGGTGGCCCTTTCCAACCTGTCAGGGTTCTTGAGGGCAGCTCAGAGGCCTAGATTCTTTgaacagctgctgctgcattCTTCCCCTGATGGCTATTGGTATCAATTCTCTCAAAACTTGTTGTTAAAAAGCAGCATTGAGCCTTGCCATATTGGCCTAGCTGTTTTAATGCTGATTTTGGCCTCTCCCTTTGTAATTTGCAGTTACTCCAGACCACCAATAACTCGCCAATGAACTCCAAGCCACAGCAGATCAAGATGCAGTCAACCAAGAAGGGAGCTGTTACAAAACGAGAGGATGGTGTTCCCCCAGCTGGGACAGCAGCTGGGGGCCCACCAGCAGGGGACGAGGCCCCCTCGACAGCCGCAGCGCCACTGACACCTACTGCTCTGCAACCATTGGTAAGTGAGGAAAATATCATGTCTGTCCTAGCTGTTTGCATTCTGGTTTCATCTGTTGGAGGAAGGGCACTCTAAAGCACAAGCGTTCTCCCCTCATACCTTTGAACTCACCTTAGGACtcaacatgcaagagaaacaaatAGAAATATAAGCAGTCTCACAGCAGAAATCAAAATTTTCTGATGACTAGATGACTCGTCATGGCTGACCTTTCAGCAGCTAGCAGCTTATCATCCTGGTACAATTCAGGTTGGACCTCAGGAAGCGTCTAGTCTAACCTTCTGCTCTAAGTAGGATTAGctgtgaggtcagaccaggttgctcagggttttaTCCAGTcatgtcttgaaaacctccaaggaggAAGACTGCACAACCTGTTTTGCTACTTGACTGCGCTCACGGTGAAGAAGCATCTCCATATACCCGGTAGCTGAACCAGTGAAACATCTAACAACCAGTCACAGAATGGGTCTCTGCTGTCTGAATGAGAGGTGGAACATCCCTACACTAGAGAAATTACAACCTAAGCAGTAGTATCAGACACAGGTCATCTGCCCTGTCAGGGAGGGAGGATGGAGACATCCAAGGGGGAGAAAAGGCTTATCGTTCTAGAGAAATTTATCCAGGTTGTTTTGTTGGTTAGGACTTCTCAGCTTAGTTTTTCTAAGAAAGGATACCTAGCCTTTCTGGTCTGAAAGGAGCAGAAACTCAATTCTAACTGCAGGCTTTGGGAGCTATTTATCAGCTTTATTACTGATAGGAGAAAGGTCTTCTCCTTTTGGTGTATTTATCTAGTATGTGAAAGGTTCAGGAGCTGACTCTGTCAAGAGACCTGGTCAGAGTTCCCCCTCTTAATTTTAGCTATCTTAGCTGCCATTGGTCAAATCTCACCCTCTTGAGCCAGGCTGGCTGCTGAAAGAGGGCCCTCTGGCAGGGGTTCTCTCCCTTTGCATATTCTGTGGCTTCTTACTGATCCCCCATCTCCTCCTTGTCTTGTAGCGTCACTGTGGTTGTAAGTAGGGGTCCCATCTTGCTTTTTGTTTCGTCCCTCCCCCTGAGACTCTTGTGTTGCTTTTGTTCTTGCTTAcctctgcctctctctccttGCTGCTTCCCCTCAGCCTGCACTGGATGAAGAGCCCCACATCCGCGAGGGCAATAAGGTATTTGGCTGCTTTAAAAGAGAACGGTGGGCTTGCTGGCCTGAGGCTGGGAACAGAGTCAGGTTAGCAAGAGAGCCCTGGCAGGGTGGCGGGGGGTTCTCTTTCCATTCTGCACAAAGCCAAGGGAGCCTGAGGTTTCGATTTCTCAGGTACTGAGCCCCATGGCACCTGCTGAGTTTCATGGGAGTGAAGCGTTCAGAACATTGGGAAAGCAGGTCCTCCCCAGCCTTGAAGGGTTGAACTTCATGGTGTAtctgtctctcctcctttcttcatGGTGTGCTTGTCTGCCTTATCTCCTTCCTGCAGTGGTAGGAAGCTGATCAGTCACAACTGCCCTCCTGCTGTCTGGATGTTTGTGTAATCCATCTGAACTCCTGCTGTGTTGATATTCTGATGCAGAGGTCACTGCTCACTGGTATCTTCTTGTTTTTCAGTCAAAAGTCGGAGGAGGAGGCCGGCGACGTGGGGGTCAGCGCCATAAAGTGAAGTCTCAGGGAGCCTGTGTGACTCCTGCCAGTGGCTGCTGAATTTCTTACACCTCCTCCCTCTGAGGaattcctccccttcccttcattTCTTATCCAAAAGATCCAGAGCAGCTTAAA from Accipiter gentilis chromosome 18, bAccGen1.1, whole genome shotgun sequence includes these protein-coding regions:
- the GTPBP1 gene encoding GTP-binding protein 1 isoform X2, translating into MAASERSRSPMGGSPVPACMFAPEPGSPGGRPRVAAAACPLRAAFDAEDGEALNGEPEIDLTSKLVMVSPTSEQYDSLLRQMSERIDEGCGETIYVIGQGSDGTEYGLSEADMEASYATLKSMAEQIEADVILLREHQEAGGKVRDYLVRKRVGDNDFLEVRVAVVGNVDAGKSTLLGVLTHGELDNGRGFARQKLFRHKHEIESGRTSSVGNDILGFDSEGNVVNKPDSHGGSLEWTKICEKSTKVITFIDLAGHEKYLKTTVFGMTGHLPDFCMLMVGSNAGIVGMTKEHLGLALALNVPVFVVVTKIDMCPANILQETLKLLQRLLKSPGCRKIPVLVQSKDDVIVTASNFSSERMCPIFQISNVTGENLDLLKMFLNLLSPRTSYREEEPAEFQIDDTYSVPGVGTVVSGTTLRGLIKLNDTLLLGPDPLGNFLPIAVKSIHRKRMPVKEVRGGQTASFALKKIKRSSIRKGMVMVSPRLNPQASWEFEAEILVLHHPTTISPRYQAMVHCGSIRQTATILSMDKDCLRTGDKATVHFRFIKTPEYLHIDQRLVFREGRTKAVGTITKLLQTTNNSPMNSKPQQIKMQSTKKGAVTKREDGVPPAGTAAGGPPAGDEAPSTAAAPLTPTALQPLSKVGGGGRRRGGQRHKVKSQGACVTPASGC
- the GTPBP1 gene encoding GTP-binding protein 1 isoform X1 — protein: MAASERSRSPMGGSPVPACMFAPEPGSPGGRPRVAAAACPLRAAFDAEDGEALNGEPEIDLTSKLVMVSPTSEQYDSLLRQMSERIDEGCGETIYVIGQGSDGTEYGLSEADMEASYATLKSMAEQIEADVILLREHQEAGGKVRDYLVRKRVGDNDFLEVRVAVVGNVDAGKSTLLGVLTHGELDNGRGFARQKLFRHKHEIESGRTSSVGNDILGFDSEGNVVNKPDSHGGSLEWTKICEKSTKVITFIDLAGHEKYLKTTVFGMTGHLPDFCMLMVGSNAGIVGMTKEHLGLALALNVPVFVVVTKIDMCPANILQETLKLLQRLLKSPGCRKIPVLVQSKDDVIVTASNFSSERMCPIFQISNVTGENLDLLKMFLNLLSPRTSYREEEPAEFQIDDTYSVPGVGTVVSGTTLRGLIKLNDTLLLGPDPLGNFLPIAVKSIHRKRMPVKEVRGGQTASFALKKIKRSSIRKGMVMVSPRLNPQASWEFEAEILVLHHPTTISPRYQAMVHCGSIRQTATILSMDKDCLRTGDKATVHFRFIKTPEYLHIDQRLVFREGRTKAVGTITKLLQTTNNSPMNSKPQQIKMQSTKKGAVTKREDGVPPAGTAAGGPPAGDEAPSTAAAPLTPTALQPLPALDEEPHIREGNKSKVGGGGRRRGGQRHKVKSQGACVTPASGC
- the GTPBP1 gene encoding GTP-binding protein 1 isoform X3; this encodes MVSPTSEQYDSLLRQMSERIDEGCGETIYVIGQGSDGTEYGLSEADMEASYATLKSMAEQIEADVILLREHQEAGGKVRDYLVRKRVGDNDFLEVRVAVVGNVDAGKSTLLGVLTHGELDNGRGFARQKLFRHKHEIESGRTSSVGNDILGFDSEGNVVNKPDSHGGSLEWTKICEKSTKVITFIDLAGHEKYLKTTVFGMTGHLPDFCMLMVGSNAGIVGMTKEHLGLALALNVPVFVVVTKIDMCPANILQETLKLLQRLLKSPGCRKIPVLVQSKDDVIVTASNFSSERMCPIFQISNVTGENLDLLKMFLNLLSPRTSYREEEPAEFQIDDTYSVPGVGTVVSGTTLRGLIKLNDTLLLGPDPLGNFLPIAVKSIHRKRMPVKEVRGGQTASFALKKIKRSSIRKGMVMVSPRLNPQASWEFEAEILVLHHPTTISPRYQAMVHCGSIRQTATILSMDKDCLRTGDKATVHFRFIKTPEYLHIDQRLVFREGRTKAVGTITKLLQTTNNSPMNSKPQQIKMQSTKKGAVTKREDGVPPAGTAAGGPPAGDEAPSTAAAPLTPTALQPLPALDEEPHIREGNKSKVGGGGRRRGGQRHKVKSQGACVTPASGC